A window of the Streptomyces sp. NBC_01351 genome harbors these coding sequences:
- a CDS encoding glycine--tRNA ligase → MAADKIDTIVSLSKRRGFVFPCSEIYGGSKAAWDYGPLGVELKENIKRQWWKAMVTGREDIVGIDSSVILAPEVWVASGHVATFSDPLTECTACHKRHRADHLEEAYEAKHGRLPANGLADVNCPHCGVKGQFTEPKQFSGMLETHLGPTQDTGSKAYLRPETAQGIFTNFATVQTTSRKKPPFGIAQMGKSFRNEITPGNFIFRTREFEQMEMEFFVKPGEDEQWQEYWMAERWNWYRDLGIREENIRWYDHPKEKLSHYSKRTADIEYRFNFGGNEFSELEGVANRTDFDLKAHSAASGANLIYHDQESGERYTPYVIEPAAGVNRAMLAFMLDAYNEDEAPNAKGVMEKRTVMRLDPRLAPVKVAVLPLSRNAQLSPKAKGLAADLRKNWNIDFDDAGAIGRRYRRQDEIGTPFCVTVDFDTLDDNAVTVRERDTMKQERVSLDQIQTYLGSRLLGC, encoded by the coding sequence GTGGCCGCCGACAAGATCGACACCATCGTCAGCCTGAGCAAGCGCCGTGGCTTCGTTTTCCCGTGCAGTGAGATCTACGGCGGCTCCAAGGCCGCCTGGGATTACGGCCCGCTGGGTGTCGAGCTCAAGGAGAACATCAAGCGCCAGTGGTGGAAGGCGATGGTCACCGGGCGTGAGGACATCGTCGGTATCGACTCGTCCGTGATCCTGGCCCCCGAGGTCTGGGTGGCCTCCGGTCACGTCGCGACCTTCTCGGACCCGCTGACCGAGTGCACCGCCTGTCACAAGCGGCACCGCGCGGACCACCTGGAAGAGGCGTACGAGGCCAAGCACGGCCGCCTGCCCGCCAACGGCCTCGCCGACGTCAACTGTCCCCACTGCGGCGTGAAGGGTCAGTTCACCGAGCCCAAGCAGTTCTCCGGCATGCTGGAGACCCACCTCGGCCCGACCCAGGACACCGGCTCCAAGGCGTACCTGCGCCCCGAGACCGCCCAGGGCATCTTCACCAACTTCGCCACCGTGCAGACCACCTCGCGCAAGAAGCCCCCGTTCGGCATCGCGCAGATGGGCAAGTCCTTCCGCAACGAGATCACCCCCGGCAACTTCATCTTCCGCACGCGCGAGTTCGAGCAGATGGAGATGGAGTTCTTCGTCAAGCCGGGCGAGGACGAGCAGTGGCAGGAGTACTGGATGGCCGAGCGGTGGAACTGGTACCGCGACCTCGGCATCCGCGAGGAGAACATCCGCTGGTACGACCACCCGAAGGAGAAGCTGTCCCACTACTCGAAGCGCACCGCCGACATCGAGTACCGCTTCAACTTCGGTGGCAACGAGTTCTCCGAGCTCGAAGGCGTCGCCAACCGCACGGACTTCGACCTCAAGGCCCACTCCGCCGCCTCGGGCGCGAACCTGATCTACCACGACCAGGAGTCGGGCGAGCGCTACACCCCGTACGTCATCGAGCCGGCGGCCGGTGTCAACCGCGCCATGCTCGCCTTCATGCTCGACGCGTACAACGAGGACGAGGCCCCGAACGCCAAGGGCGTCATGGAGAAGCGCACCGTGATGCGCCTCGACCCGCGCCTGGCCCCGGTCAAGGTCGCCGTCCTGCCGCTGTCCCGCAACGCGCAGCTGTCGCCGAAGGCCAAGGGCCTCGCCGCCGACCTGCGCAAGAACTGGAACATCGACTTCGACGACGCGGGCGCCATCGGCCGCCGCTACCGCCGCCAGGACGAGATCGGTACGCCGTTCTGCGTCACCGTCGACTTCGACACCCTGGACGACAACGCGGTGACCGTGCGCGAGCGCGACACCATGAAGCAGGAGCGCGTCTCCCTGGACCAGATCCAGACCTACCTCGGCAGCCGCCTCCTCGGCTGCTAG
- a CDS encoding VC0807 family protein, with amino-acid sequence MSVQEARPEPPARSGTATALGWILTIGLNVVAPIITYRTLVDDHGWSEFSALLLSSAWPVLDSVISLAWRRKLDEFAVVTLVFIAITAVVSLAGDHSARSLLIKDSGITGLFGLLCLATLFAPRPLMFYFGRKFATDGTPESTAWWNGLWQYEGFRTTLRTMTLVWGVAYVIEGLVRIVLAYVLDTKTMVVLSPVLLYAVLGALGVWTALYGKRSQAEGERRAAEAEATEAAAAEGRATA; translated from the coding sequence ATGTCAGTCCAAGAAGCACGACCCGAACCTCCCGCCCGCTCCGGGACCGCGACCGCCCTTGGCTGGATCCTGACCATCGGGCTCAATGTGGTCGCGCCGATCATCACCTACCGCACGCTCGTCGACGACCACGGGTGGAGCGAGTTCTCGGCGCTGCTCCTCAGCAGCGCCTGGCCGGTGCTCGACAGCGTCATCAGCCTGGCCTGGCGGCGCAAGCTCGACGAATTCGCCGTCGTCACCCTGGTGTTCATCGCGATCACGGCCGTCGTCTCGCTCGCCGGCGACCACTCGGCCAGGAGTCTGCTGATCAAGGACTCGGGCATCACCGGGCTGTTCGGGTTGCTCTGCCTGGCCACCCTGTTCGCACCGCGCCCGCTGATGTTCTACTTCGGCCGCAAGTTCGCCACCGACGGCACCCCGGAGAGCACCGCCTGGTGGAACGGCCTGTGGCAGTACGAGGGTTTCCGCACCACCCTGCGCACCATGACCCTGGTCTGGGGCGTGGCCTACGTGATCGAGGGGCTGGTCCGGATCGTGCTGGCGTACGTCCTGGACACCAAGACCATGGTGGTCCTCAGCCCCGTCCTGCTCTACGCGGTGCTGGGCGCCCTGGGCGTCTGGACCGCCCTCTACGGAAAGCGGTCCCAGGCCGAGGGCGAGCGCCGCGCGGCCGAGGCCGAGGCGACCGAGGCGGCTGCCGCCGAGGGCCGTGCGACGGCCTGA
- a CDS encoding TetR family transcriptional regulator produces MSPAATEPLTPERILETTEDVLRRFGPAKATVVDVARALGVSHGSVYRHFPSKAALREAVTDRWLAKSVVMLEEIASAPAESAPSKLEAWLEALFAAKRHKSGDDPELFATYTVLLAENSGVVDSHLHELIDQLARIIAEGVAAGTLAADDVPAAARAVFYATGRFHDPQYAADWHSPTIIAEFEAVTALVIRGLRA; encoded by the coding sequence ATGTCCCCCGCCGCGACCGAGCCCCTGACCCCCGAGCGCATCCTCGAAACCACCGAGGACGTGCTGCGTCGCTTCGGCCCGGCCAAGGCGACCGTGGTGGACGTGGCCCGTGCCCTGGGCGTCAGCCACGGCAGCGTGTACCGGCACTTCCCTTCGAAGGCGGCGCTGCGCGAGGCGGTCACGGACCGCTGGCTCGCCAAGAGCGTGGTCATGCTGGAGGAGATCGCCTCGGCGCCCGCCGAGAGCGCACCCTCCAAGCTGGAGGCCTGGCTGGAGGCGCTCTTCGCGGCCAAGCGCCACAAGTCGGGCGACGATCCCGAGCTGTTCGCCACCTACACGGTGCTGCTCGCCGAGAACAGCGGTGTGGTCGACTCGCACCTGCACGAGCTGATCGACCAGCTGGCCCGGATCATCGCCGAGGGCGTGGCGGCGGGCACGCTCGCCGCGGACGACGTGCCCGCGGCGGCCCGCGCGGTCTTCTACGCCACCGGGCGCTTCCACGACCCGCAGTACGCGGCCGACTGGCACTCGCCCACGATCATCGCCGAGTTCGAGGCGGTCACCGCCCTGGTCATCCGGGGTCTGCGCGCCTGA
- a CDS encoding aldo/keto reductase gives MTTNESTITTTTGTHRTLGSTGPTVFPLGLGCMGMSALYGTADRAESIATIHAALDAGVTLLDTGDFYGMGHNELLINEALRTAPAAARERALTSVKFGALRTVEGGFTGYDGRPEAVKNFLAYSLQRLGRDHIDIYRIARVDPAVPIEETVGAIAEAVEAGHVRHIGLSEVGSDTLRRAAAVAPISDLQIEYSLISRGIEAEILPTARELGIGVTAYGVLSRGLISGHFTRDRALGPGDFRGMSPRFQGDNLDRNLDLVDALRKVAEGKGVTVAQAAIAWVLAQGPRQGVDIVPLVGARRRDRLDEALGALEISLGAGDLAAIEEAVPVGAAAGERYPAAQMAHLDSER, from the coding sequence ATGACGACGAACGAGAGCACCATCACGACCACTACCGGCACCCACCGCACCCTCGGCAGCACCGGCCCCACCGTCTTCCCGCTGGGGCTGGGCTGCATGGGGATGTCCGCCCTCTACGGGACGGCCGACCGCGCCGAGTCCATCGCGACGATCCACGCCGCCCTGGACGCGGGCGTCACCTTGCTCGACACCGGCGACTTCTACGGCATGGGGCACAACGAACTGCTGATCAACGAGGCCCTGCGCACCGCGCCCGCCGCGGCCCGCGAGAGGGCGCTGACCAGCGTCAAGTTCGGCGCCCTGCGCACGGTCGAGGGCGGCTTCACCGGCTACGACGGCCGGCCCGAGGCCGTGAAGAACTTCCTTGCCTACTCCCTCCAGCGGCTCGGCCGGGACCACATCGACATCTACCGGATCGCCCGCGTGGACCCGGCCGTGCCGATCGAGGAGACCGTCGGGGCCATCGCCGAGGCGGTCGAGGCCGGACACGTGCGCCACATCGGGCTCTCCGAGGTCGGCTCGGACACCCTGCGCCGGGCCGCCGCCGTGGCCCCGATCTCCGATCTGCAGATCGAGTACTCGCTGATCTCCCGCGGCATCGAGGCCGAGATCCTGCCGACCGCGCGCGAGCTCGGCATAGGCGTGACCGCGTACGGAGTGCTCTCCCGCGGCCTGATCAGCGGCCACTTCACCCGGGACCGCGCGCTGGGCCCCGGCGACTTCCGCGGCATGAGCCCCCGCTTCCAGGGGGACAACCTCGACCGGAACCTCGATCTGGTCGACGCGCTGCGCAAGGTCGCCGAGGGCAAGGGGGTCACCGTCGCCCAGGCCGCCATCGCCTGGGTGCTCGCCCAGGGCCCGCGGCAGGGCGTCGACATCGTGCCGCTGGTCGGCGCCCGGCGCCGGGATCGGCTGGACGAGGCACTGGGCGCCCTGGAGATATCCCTCGGCGCCGGAGACCTGGCCGCCATCGAGGAGGCCGTGCCCGTCGGCGCCGCGGCAGGGGAGCGTTATCCGGCGGCGCAGATGGCCCACCTGGACAGCGAGCGCTGA
- a CDS encoding DoxX family protein: protein MFIAYAVVGGLLALVLTASATFTLQRNDQIVASMQKVQVPDSWLPRLATLKAAGAIGLVAGLWITPLGIAAATGVTLYFIGAVITHLRAKDYELAPAAVLTVVAAAALALRILS, encoded by the coding sequence ATGTTCATCGCCTACGCCGTCGTCGGCGGTCTGCTCGCCCTGGTGCTCACCGCCTCCGCCACCTTCACGCTCCAGCGCAACGACCAGATCGTCGCGAGCATGCAGAAGGTCCAGGTGCCGGACTCCTGGCTGCCGCGACTGGCCACCCTGAAGGCCGCCGGAGCGATCGGCCTGGTCGCGGGCCTGTGGATCACTCCACTCGGGATCGCCGCGGCGACCGGCGTGACCCTCTACTTCATCGGCGCGGTCATCACCCACCTGCGCGCCAAGGACTACGAGCTCGCACCGGCGGCCGTCCTCACGGTGGTCGCGGCGGCCGCCCTGGCGCTGCGGATCCTGTCCTGA
- a CDS encoding MarR family winged helix-turn-helix transcriptional regulator: MTADQDGSHPPQRLGLLLAWHGSVTQTRMKRALGVAGLTPRHAMTLMHLEDGPISQRALAERLEVDPSVLVGILNDLEGDGLAERRRDPADRRRHNVVITAAGEAALGTTNAALDEVEDGIFAGLSGQEREVLRGLLDRVNTSAEDFKCDE, encoded by the coding sequence ATGACGGCAGATCAGGACGGATCGCACCCCCCGCAGCGGCTGGGCCTGCTGCTCGCCTGGCACGGATCGGTCACCCAGACCCGCATGAAGAGGGCGCTCGGCGTCGCCGGGCTCACCCCCCGGCACGCGATGACGCTGATGCACCTCGAGGACGGCCCCATCAGCCAGCGGGCGCTCGCCGAGCGGCTGGAGGTGGACCCGAGCGTGCTGGTCGGGATCCTGAACGACCTGGAGGGCGACGGCCTGGCCGAACGCCGCCGGGACCCCGCCGACCGCCGTCGCCACAACGTGGTCATCACCGCGGCGGGCGAAGCCGCCCTCGGCACGACGAACGCCGCCCTCGACGAGGTCGAGGACGGCATCTTCGCCGGTCTGTCGGGTCAGGAGCGCGAGGTCCTGCGCGGCCTCCTCGACCGGGTCAACACCTCGGCCGAGGACTTCAAGTGCGACGAATAG
- a CDS encoding MFS transporter has translation MIETSSRQRTLVLAICCMSLLIVSLDNTVLNVALPTMRSDVHASVAGMQWSIDAYTLVLASLLMLMGSTADRIGRRKVFVTGLVLFTAGSLLCSLAPGLDWLIFFRMVQAVGGAMLNPVAMSIITNTFTDPAQRARAIGVWGAVAGISMAAGPLIGGLLVDSVGWRSIFWVNLPIGIAALVLTLRHIPESRAARPRRPDPVGQVLVMALLGCVTYGIIEAPAAGWRSPLIMGCALVAVASLVGLLLYEPRRAEPLIDLRFFRSAPFSGATVIAVSAFASMAGFLFLNTLYLQDVRGLDALHAGLYMLPMAAMTFAVAPLSGRLVGSRGPRLPLLIAGAAMGGSGLLFAAFRGETSTALLFTGYVLYGLGFGMVNAPITNTAVSGMPRSQAGVAAAIASTSRQTGSTLGVAVVGAVLAAGMAGGRGFVEAAVPAWWIITVCGALVLVLGAATTGPWALGTADRTARALEEPVSAAAEAGVPRG, from the coding sequence ATGATCGAGACGAGTTCCCGGCAGCGCACGCTCGTCCTGGCGATCTGCTGCATGAGCCTGCTGATCGTCAGCCTCGACAACACCGTCCTCAACGTCGCGCTCCCCACCATGCGCAGCGACGTGCACGCCTCGGTCGCGGGCATGCAGTGGTCGATCGACGCCTACACGCTCGTGCTGGCCTCGCTGTTGATGCTCATGGGGTCCACAGCGGACCGGATCGGGCGGCGCAAGGTGTTCGTCACCGGCCTGGTGCTCTTCACCGCCGGTTCCCTGCTGTGCTCGCTGGCCCCCGGACTCGACTGGCTGATCTTCTTCCGGATGGTCCAGGCGGTCGGCGGCGCGATGCTCAACCCGGTGGCGATGTCGATCATCACCAATACCTTCACCGATCCGGCCCAGCGTGCGCGGGCCATCGGCGTGTGGGGCGCGGTCGCGGGCATCTCGATGGCCGCGGGGCCCCTGATCGGCGGGCTGCTGGTCGATTCCGTGGGCTGGCGCTCGATCTTCTGGGTCAACCTGCCGATCGGCATCGCGGCGCTCGTGCTGACCCTGCGCCACATCCCCGAGTCCCGGGCCGCCCGGCCGCGGCGCCCGGATCCGGTGGGCCAGGTGCTGGTCATGGCCCTGCTCGGCTGCGTGACGTACGGGATCATCGAGGCGCCGGCCGCCGGGTGGCGCTCGCCGCTGATCATGGGATGCGCCCTGGTGGCCGTCGCCTCGCTGGTGGGGCTGCTGCTCTACGAGCCCCGGCGCGCGGAGCCGCTGATCGATCTGCGGTTCTTCCGGAGCGCGCCCTTCAGCGGGGCGACCGTGATCGCGGTCAGCGCGTTCGCGTCGATGGCCGGCTTCCTCTTCCTGAACACCCTGTACCTCCAGGACGTACGGGGGCTGGACGCACTGCACGCCGGGCTCTACATGCTGCCGATGGCCGCCATGACCTTCGCCGTCGCTCCGCTGTCGGGGCGGCTGGTGGGCAGCCGCGGGCCGCGGCTGCCGTTGCTGATCGCCGGCGCCGCGATGGGCGGGAGCGGGCTGCTGTTCGCCGCCTTCCGGGGCGAGACGTCCACCGCGCTGCTGTTCACCGGGTACGTGCTCTACGGCCTCGGCTTCGGCATGGTCAACGCTCCGATCACCAATACGGCCGTCTCCGGGATGCCGCGCTCCCAGGCGGGCGTGGCCGCCGCCATCGCCTCCACCAGCCGCCAGACCGGCAGCACGCTGGGCGTCGCCGTCGTGGGCGCGGTGCTGGCGGCCGGGATGGCGGGCGGGCGCGGGTTCGTCGAGGCGGCGGTCCCGGCGTGGTGGATCATCACGGTGTGCGGAGCGCTCGTGCTCGTGCTGGGCGCGGCGACGACCGGGCCCTGGGCCCTCGGCACGGCGGACCGCACGGCCCGCGCCCTGGAGGAGCCCGTCAGTGCGGCGGCGGAAGCGGGCGTCCCGCGCGGGTAG
- the dusB gene encoding tRNA dihydrouridine synthase DusB, translating into MRDNGRMTTLPPPLAIGPHTVQPPVVLAPMAGITNAPFRTLCREFSGGKGLFVSEMITTRALVERNEKTMQLIHFDETEKPRSIQLYGVDPVTVGKAVRMIVEEDRADHIDLNFGCPVPKVTRKGGGSALPYKRNLLRAILREAVAGAGDLPVTMKMRKGINDEHLTYLDAGRIAVEEGITAIALHGRTTAQHYGGTADWEAIARLKEHVPEIPVLGNGDIWCAEDALRMVRETGCDGVVVGRGCLGRPWLFNDLVAAFEGRPEDFHKPTLREVAATMHRHAQLLGEWIGDEARGVIDFRKHVAWYLKGFAVGSEMRGKLAVTSSLAELDAHLSELDLDQGWPESADGPRGRTSGNNRVVLPEGWLKDPYDCAGVSEDAELDTSGG; encoded by the coding sequence ATGCGGGACAATGGGCGGATGACCACGCTCCCCCCGCCCCTCGCGATCGGCCCGCACACCGTGCAGCCCCCGGTGGTGCTCGCGCCCATGGCCGGTATCACCAATGCCCCGTTCCGTACCCTCTGCCGGGAGTTCTCGGGCGGCAAGGGGCTGTTCGTGAGCGAGATGATCACGACGCGCGCCCTGGTCGAGCGCAACGAGAAGACCATGCAGCTGATCCACTTCGACGAGACCGAGAAGCCGCGCTCGATTCAGCTGTACGGGGTCGACCCCGTGACGGTCGGCAAGGCGGTCCGCATGATCGTCGAAGAGGACCGCGCCGACCACATCGACCTGAACTTCGGCTGCCCGGTCCCCAAGGTGACCCGCAAGGGCGGCGGCTCGGCCCTGCCCTACAAGCGGAACCTGCTGCGCGCGATCCTGCGCGAGGCCGTCGCGGGCGCCGGCGACCTGCCGGTGACCATGAAGATGCGCAAGGGCATCAATGACGAGCACCTCACCTACCTCGACGCCGGCCGGATAGCCGTCGAGGAGGGGATCACCGCCATCGCCCTGCACGGGCGCACCACCGCCCAGCACTACGGCGGCACCGCCGACTGGGAGGCCATCGCGCGGCTCAAGGAGCACGTGCCGGAGATCCCGGTGCTCGGCAACGGCGACATCTGGTGCGCTGAGGACGCGCTGCGCATGGTCCGGGAGACCGGCTGCGACGGCGTGGTCGTGGGGCGCGGCTGCCTTGGGCGGCCGTGGCTCTTCAACGACCTGGTGGCGGCCTTCGAGGGGCGCCCCGAGGACTTCCACAAGCCGACGCTGCGCGAGGTCGCGGCCACCATGCACCGCCACGCGCAGCTGCTGGGGGAGTGGATCGGGGACGAGGCGCGCGGGGTGATCGACTTCCGTAAGCACGTGGCCTGGTACCTCAAGGGCTTCGCGGTGGGTTCCGAGATGCGGGGCAAGCTCGCGGTGACCTCTTCGCTGGCCGAGCTGGACGCTCATCTGAGCGAGCTGGATCTGGATCAGGGATGGCCCGAGAGTGCGGACGGCCCGCGCGGCCGGACGTCCGGAAACAACCGAGTTGTCCTGCCGGAGGGCTGGTTGAAGGACCCGTACGACTGTGCCGGTGTGAGCGAGGACGCTGAACTGGACACCTCCGGCGGCTGA
- the ppdK gene encoding pyruvate, phosphate dikinase, producing the protein MSENKDQKLVYDFTEGNRDLKDLLGGKGANLAEMTNLGLPVPPGFTITTEACKVYLESGTAPAALRDEVSAHLAALETKMGKKLGQSDDPLLVSVRSGAKFSMPGMMDTVLNIGLSDTSVKGLAKQSGDERFAWDSYRRLIQMFGKTVLGVDGELFEEALEEAKAAKKVTVDTDLDAADLKKLVTRFKKIVAKEAGREFPQDAREQLDLAVEAVFNSWNTDRAKLYRRQERIPGDLGTAVNICSMVFGNLGPDSGTGVAFTRDPASGHAGVYGDYLQNAQGEDVVAGIRNTVPLADLEAIDKASYDQLITIMTTLETHYKDLCDIEFTIERGQLWMLQTRVGKRTAGAAFRIATQLVDQGLIDEAEALQRVTGHQLAQLMFPRFDDDAKTTLLGRGIAASPGAAVGKAVFDSYTAVKWSRSGEKVILIRRETNPDDLDGMIASEGILTSRGGKTSHAAVVARGMGKTCVCGAEELDVDTKRRRMTVGETVIEEGDVVSIDGSTGKVYLGEVPVVPSPVVEYFEGRMHAGADDADELVAAVHRIMAYADRVRRLRVRANADNAEDALRARRFGAQGIGLCRTEHMFLGSRRELVERLILADTDGEREEALSALLPLQKKDFVELFEAMDGLPVTVRLLDPPLHEFLPDITELSVRVALAESRKDANENDLRLLQAVHKLHEQNPMLGLRGVRLGLVIPGLFAMQVRAIAEAAAERKNAKGDPRAEIMVPLVGTVQELEIVREEADAIIAEVEAATGTSLKLSIGTMIELPRAALTAGQIAEAAQFFSFGTNDLTQTVWGFSRDDVEASFFTAYLEKGIFGVSPFETIDRDGVGSLVRSAVEAGRATRPDLKLGVCGEHGGDPESVHFFHEVGLDYVSCSPFRIPVARLEAGRAAAEAKGSDSR; encoded by the coding sequence GTGTCGGAAAACAAAGATCAGAAGCTCGTCTACGACTTCACCGAGGGCAACCGCGACCTCAAGGACCTTCTCGGCGGCAAGGGAGCCAACCTCGCCGAGATGACCAACCTTGGTCTCCCGGTCCCTCCCGGCTTCACCATCACCACCGAGGCCTGCAAGGTCTACCTCGAAAGCGGTACGGCCCCGGCCGCGCTGCGCGACGAGGTCAGCGCCCACCTTGCCGCCCTCGAGACGAAGATGGGCAAGAAGCTCGGCCAGTCGGACGACCCGCTGCTGGTCTCCGTGCGTTCCGGCGCCAAGTTCTCGATGCCCGGCATGATGGACACCGTCCTCAACATCGGCCTCTCCGACACGTCGGTGAAGGGCCTCGCCAAGCAGTCCGGCGACGAGCGCTTCGCGTGGGACTCCTACCGCCGCCTCATCCAGATGTTCGGCAAGACCGTCCTCGGCGTCGACGGCGAGCTCTTCGAAGAAGCCCTCGAAGAGGCCAAGGCCGCCAAGAAGGTCACCGTCGACACCGACCTCGACGCCGCCGACCTGAAGAAGCTCGTCACGCGCTTCAAGAAGATCGTGGCGAAGGAAGCCGGCCGCGAGTTCCCGCAGGACGCCCGCGAGCAGCTCGACCTCGCCGTCGAGGCCGTCTTCAACTCGTGGAACACCGACCGCGCCAAGCTCTACCGCCGTCAGGAGCGCATCCCCGGCGACCTGGGCACCGCCGTCAACATCTGCTCCATGGTCTTCGGCAACCTGGGCCCCGACTCCGGCACCGGCGTCGCCTTCACCCGCGACCCGGCCAGCGGCCACGCGGGCGTCTACGGCGACTACCTCCAGAACGCCCAGGGCGAGGACGTGGTCGCGGGCATCCGCAACACCGTGCCGCTCGCGGACCTGGAGGCCATCGACAAGGCCTCGTACGACCAGCTCATCACGATCATGACCACGCTGGAGACCCACTACAAGGATCTCTGCGACATCGAGTTCACCATCGAGCGCGGCCAGCTGTGGATGCTGCAGACCCGCGTCGGCAAGCGCACCGCCGGCGCCGCCTTCCGCATCGCCACCCAGCTCGTGGACCAGGGCCTGATCGACGAGGCCGAGGCGCTCCAGCGCGTCACCGGGCACCAGCTGGCCCAGCTGATGTTCCCGCGCTTCGACGACGATGCCAAGACGACGCTGCTGGGCCGCGGCATCGCCGCCTCCCCGGGCGCGGCGGTCGGCAAGGCCGTCTTCGACTCGTACACGGCCGTCAAGTGGTCCCGCTCGGGCGAGAAGGTCATCCTGATCCGCCGCGAGACCAACCCGGACGACCTGGACGGCATGATCGCCTCCGAGGGCATCCTGACCTCGCGCGGCGGCAAGACCTCGCACGCCGCCGTCGTCGCCCGCGGCATGGGCAAGACCTGTGTCTGCGGCGCCGAGGAGCTCGACGTCGACACCAAGCGCCGCCGCATGACGGTCGGCGAGACGGTCATCGAAGAGGGCGACGTCGTCTCCATCGACGGCTCCACCGGCAAGGTGTACCTGGGTGAGGTACCCGTCGTACCGTCCCCGGTCGTCGAGTACTTCGAGGGCCGCATGCACGCCGGCGCCGACGACGCCGACGAGCTCGTCGCCGCCGTGCACCGGATCATGGCCTACGCGGACCGCGTCCGCCGCCTGCGGGTGCGCGCCAACGCCGACAACGCCGAGGACGCGCTGCGCGCCCGCCGCTTCGGCGCCCAGGGCATCGGCCTGTGCCGCACCGAGCACATGTTCCTCGGTTCGCGCCGTGAACTGGTGGAGCGACTGATCCTCGCGGACACCGACGGCGAGCGCGAGGAGGCACTGAGTGCCCTCCTGCCGCTGCAGAAGAAGGACTTCGTCGAGCTCTTCGAGGCGATGGACGGACTGCCCGTCACCGTCCGCCTGCTCGACCCGCCGCTGCACGAGTTCCTGCCCGACATCACCGAGCTGTCGGTGCGCGTCGCCCTCGCCGAGTCCCGCAAGGACGCCAACGAGAACGACCTGCGCCTGCTCCAGGCCGTGCACAAGCTGCACGAGCAGAACCCGATGCTGGGTCTGCGCGGCGTCCGCCTCGGTCTGGTCATCCCCGGCCTGTTCGCCATGCAGGTCCGGGCGATCGCCGAGGCCGCGGCCGAGCGCAAGAACGCCAAGGGCGATCCCCGCGCCGAGATCATGGTCCCGCTCGTGGGCACCGTTCAGGAGCTGGAGATCGTCCGCGAGGAGGCCGACGCGATCATCGCCGAGGTCGAGGCCGCCACCGGCACCAGCCTCAAGCTGTCCATCGGCACGATGATCGAGCTGCCCCGCGCCGCCCTGACCGCCGGCCAGATCGCCGAGGCCGCGCAGTTCTTCTCCTTCGGCACGAACGACCTGACCCAGACCGTGTGGGGCTTCTCCCGCGACGACGTCGAGGCCAGCTTCTTCACGGCCTACCTGGAGAAGGGCATCTTCGGGGTCTCGCCCTTCGAGACCATCGACAGGGACGGCGTCGGCTCGCTGGTCCGCAGCGCCGTCGAGGCCGGCCGGGCCACCCGCCCCGACCTCAAGCTCGGCGTGTGCGGCGAGCACGGCGGTGACCCCGAGTCCGTCCACTTCTTCCACGAGGTCGGCCTCGACTACGTCTCCTGCTCGCCCTTCCGGATCCCGGTGGCGCGCCTGGAGGCCGGCCGTGCGGCCGCCGAGGCGAAGGGCAGCGACAGCCGCTGA